A stretch of Coccidioides posadasii str. Silveira chromosome 2, complete sequence DNA encodes these proteins:
- a CDS encoding uncharacterized protein (EggNog:ENOG410PITD~COG:U) — MNGVNDLPQKILLQFEDHGKLLDVIDSLRSAGIGRYVHLPQLIVCGDQSSGKSSVLEAVSGIRFPIKENLCTRFATELVLRRGNEEKPKVEIIPGSERPDDEKQKLKAFSAPIADVADVPNVIEAAKTAMGLDKDARSISDDILRVEICGPHQSHLTLVDLPGVVHSETRQHSASDVAMISSLVNSYMKNRRSIILAVVSAKNDLANQIITKLARNHDPKGLRTLGIITKPDTLHRGSENEKSFVDLASNEDIVFRLGWHVLRNRDYQTRDSTAEERDEKEKEFFSEGAWTSLPPSILGIGALKPRLSAILRDHIISELPDLRKDVEEGIKTCERTLERLGPSRSTVNEQWLHLIRISQLFTSLVQASIDGVYSDDFFGDASSETGYSHRLRAVVSNILGELASDMRKKGHKRTILDDDSTPTTQLFRSR, encoded by the coding sequence ATGAATGGGGTCAATGATTTACCACAGAAGATTCTTCTGCAATTCGAAGATCATGGGAAGCTACTTGATGTGATCGACTCGCTTCGATCAGCGGGCATCGGTCGTTATGTTCATCTACCCCAACTCATAGTCTGTGGCGACCAATCATCCGGAAAGAGTTCTGTCCTCGAAGCCGTCTCTGGCATTCGATTTCCAATCAAAGAAAACCTCTGCACGCGTTTCGCAACTGAACTTGTTCTGCGTCGGGGAAATGAAGAAAAGCCGAAAGTGGAAATAATTCCAGGCAGTGAGAGACCAGATGACGAAAAGCAGAAGCTAAAAGCATTCAGTGCACCTATTGCAGATGTTGCGGATGTTCCTAATGTCATAGAGGCTGCAAAGACGGCGATGGGCCTTGATAAGGACGCGAGGTCAATCAGCGACGACATACTTCGGGTTGAGATATGTGGGCCCCATCAGTCACACCTGACTCTTGTTGACCTGCCGGGGGTGGTTCATTCTGAGACGCGCCAGCACTCAGCATCGGATGTTGCCATGATATCTTCGCTCGTAAACTCATACATGAAGAATCGCCGCAGCATTATTCTTGCGGTGGTTTCTGCCAAAAATGACCTCGCCAACCAGATTATCACGAAACTCGCGAGGAATCATGATCCAAAAGGGCTTCGGACGCTTGGAATTATCACAAAGCCGGACACGCTCCACCGTGGATCTGAAAACGAAAAGAGTTTTGTTGACCTAGCAAGCAACGAAGACATCGTCTTTCGGCTTGGTTGGCACGTTTTGCGAAATCGCGACTATCAGACAAGAGATTCCACAGCCGAGGAACGCgacgaaaaggaaaaggagtTCTTCTCTGAAGGAGCGTGGACTTCGCTTCCACCATCTATCCTGGGTATTGGCGCGTTGAAGCCCCGGCTGAGCGCCATCTTAAGAGATCACATCATCTCCGAGCTACCTGATTTGAGGAAAGACGTGGAAGAGGGCATCAAGACCTGCGAGAGAACCTTAGAAAGACTTGGTCCATCGCGGTCCACCGTCAACGAACAGTGGCTGCATTTGATTCGCATCAGCCAGTTATTCACTTCGCTAGTGCAGGCTTCCATCGACGGCGTGTATAGCGACGATTTTTTTGGTGATGCGAGTTCTGAGACAGGATATAGCCATCGCCTCCGTGCAGTCGTGAGCAATATTCTAGGAGAGCTCGCCTCTGATATGCGGAAAAAGGGACACAAGCGAACCATCTTGGACGACGACAGTACGCCTACGACTCAGCTTTTCCGCAGCAGATAA
- a CDS encoding uncharacterized protein (EggNog:ENOG410PITD~COG:U) → MKTVVDNFAVLAIEQCILKKLPLIFNPEVITNLDDKTLEAIAAETTESKVERSHALEKLKFLSPALQNLKRLAFRRGGHYSDVIRVKGSIYTLPATRSVERVADGDGEIISTNPGTDGSLMVQTAAK, encoded by the coding sequence ATGAAAACGGTCGTGGACAATTTTGCGGTTTTGGCCATTGAGCAATGTATTCTCAAGAAACTGCCTCTTATTTTCAACCCTGAAGTGATAACGAACCTCGATGATAAGACCCTAGAAGCTATTGCAGCGGAAACGACGGAGTCAAAAGTTGAACGCAGTCATGCTTTAGAAAAGCTAAAATTTCTCAGCCCCGCGTTGCAAAATCTTAAACGTTTGGCCTTTCGTAGAGGTGGGCACTATTCAGATGTAATTCGAGTGAAGGGGAGCATCTACACTCTGCCAGCAACGAGATCAGTCGAGCGGGTGGCCGACGGTGATGGCGAAATCATATCTACCAACCCTGGGACGGATGGAAGCCTCATGGTACAGACGGCGGCAAAGTAA
- a CDS encoding uncharacterized protein (SECRETED:SignalP(1-23)~EggNog:ENOG410PSWY~COG:S~TransMembrane:1 (n7-18c23/24o180-198i)~BUSCO:15639at33183) — protein sequence MHWPEALSFLLISLLSFVSSVAASTSTSPQNTDIFYWPLSASSPSQASRLAEVSYDPVTLQTSVRSYTPPQKQSNEDLLRIGLFTDASQEHWVGSLTSFSAFNNSAITPNLSLYLSLDNEVYSVAVSASALSASEGNQNLNVEIVRPTPAPTPHLNRPIVLKEDGKETEEIIEKSFIQKYWWAIPIVLFLVIGGGGEAK from the exons ATGCACTGGCCTGAAGCTCTCTCGTTCCTCCTCATTTCCCTCCTCTCCTTCGTATCCTCCGTGGCGGCCTCAACTTCCACTTCACCCCAAAACACCGACATATTCTACTGGCCGCTCTCCGCATCCTCTCCCTCACAAGCCTCCCGGCTCGCAGAAGTTTCCTACGATCCCGTCACTCTCCAAACATCCGTCCGCTCATATACTCCACCCCAAAAACAGTCAAATGAGGACCTACTGCGCATTGGCCTATTCACCGATGCGTCACAGGAGCACTGGGTGGGAAGCTTAACGTCCTTTTCAGCATTCAACAACAGCGCAATCACTCCCAATCTAAGCTTATATCTCAGCCTAGATAATGAGGTTTATAGCGTCGCGGTTTCTGCTTCGGCCTTGTCAGCTAGCGAAGGGAATCAGAATCTCAATGTCGAGATAGTCAGACCGACTCCCGCCCCCACACCGCATTTAAACAGACCCATTGTACTGAAGGAGGATGGAAAAGAAACCGAGGAGATTATTGAGAAATCATTTATACAAAA GTATTGGTGGGCTATCCCAATTGTATTGTTCTTGGTGATAGGGGGTGGAGGCGAGGCGAAATGA
- a CDS encoding uncharacterized protein (EggNog:ENOG410QDUA~COG:G~BUSCO:3238at33183) translates to MTTSLPYRRSSRQASSRQASMDPRNEISVQMDHFIGVDVGTGSARACIIDDKGDIVGLASENIGLWQPQQGYYEQSTTDIWRCICISVQRAISQHNINPGSIKGIAFDATCSLAVFAEDTDEPVSVTGPNFDTERNIILWLDHRPVQETEKINATGHNLLRYVGGKMSIEMEIPKVLWLKNNMPKELFDRCKFYDLADALTHLATGNEKRSFCSVVCKQGYVPVGVDGSVKGWQEDFLRDIGLEDLTKDNFRRMGGVIGQNGEYLSAGELVGTLCEKAASELGLPPGIAVGSGVIDAYAGWIGTVGAKVQLSADLLSSDAAKNDKTQAFTRLAAVAGTSTCHLAMSPNPVFVPGVWGPYRDTIIPGYWMAEGGQSATGELLKHVIETHPAFNQALSIAESYHTNIYDYLNEHLKELVAESNAPSVSYLGRHFFFYGDLFGNRSPIADPTMSGSVIGLSSDKSVSGLALYYYATLEFIALQTRQIVETMNKAGHNITSIFMSGSQCQNDILMSLIASACDMPVLIPRYVHAAVCHGAAMLGAKAASADKDGKTEDLWDIMDRMSKPGKAVHPTKDKFEKALLEVKYKVFLEQCYQQQEYRKNVDAAIVGWST, encoded by the exons ATGACAACATCCCTCCCCTACCGCCGCTCCTCTCGCCAGGCGTCGTCGAGGCAGGCGAGCATGGATCCTCGCAACGAGATCAGTGTCCAGATGGATCACTTTATCGGTGTCGACGTGGGAACTGGAAGCGCGCGCGCTTGCATCATCGATGATAAAGGTGACATCGTCGGCTTAGCCTCAGAAAATATTGGTTTATGGCAGCCCCAGCAGGGATACTAT GAACAATCTACAACCGACATCTGGCGTTGCATCTGCATTTCAGTCCAGCGTGCTATAAGTCAGCACAACATTAACCCAGGATCAATCAAAGGTATCGCATTCGACGCCACTTGCTCCCTAGCAGTGTTTGCAGAGGATACCGACGAGCCCGTGTCCGTGACTGGTCCCAATTTTGATACCGAGCGCAACATCATCCTGTGGCTCGACCATCGACCCGTCCAAGAGACAGAAAAGATCAATGCTACAGGCCACAATTTGCTTCGCTATGTGGGAGGGAAGATGTCCATCGAGATGGAAATTCCTAAGGTTTTGTGGCTGAAAAATAACATGCCGAAGGAGCTTTTCGACCGGTGCAAGTTCTACGATCTCGCCGATGCTTTGACCCACCTTGCCACAGGAAATGAAAAGAGGAGCTTTTGCAGTGTAGTCTGCAAGCAGGGATATGTCCCTGTCGGTGTGGATGGCAGCGTGAAGGGGTGGCAGGAAGATTTTCTGAGGGACATCGGGCTGGAGGACCTTACAAAGGACAATTTCAGGAGAATGGGCGGCGTCATTGGCCAA AACGGAGAATATCTTAGTGCTGGAGAGTTGGTTGGTACGCTCTGTGAAAAGGCCGCGAGTGAGCTCGGTCTCCCTCCAGGAATCGCTGTTGGAAGTGGTGTCATTGATGCATACGCTGGGTGGATCGGCACCGTTGGTGCAAAGGTTCAACTGAGCGCTGATCTACTCAGCTCCGATGCGGCAAAGAATGACAAAACTCAAGCGTTCACGCGACTTGCTGCCGTGGCTGGAACCTCTACATGCCATCTTGCCATGTCACCTAATCCGGTCTTTGTCCCTGGAGTGTGGGGTCCATATCGCGACACGATTATCCCGGGCTACTGGATGGCTGAAGGTGGCCAATCAGCCACTGGCGAACTGCTCAAGCACGTTATCGAAACCCATCCTGCATTCAATCAAGCGCTCTCGATCGCTGAGTCCTATCACACAAACATCTACGATTACCTCAACGAACATCTCAAAGAATTAGTTGCGGAGTCCAATGCTCCTAGTGTCTCTTACTTGGGTCgtcatttcttcttttacgGCGACCTCTTCGGCAACCGTTCGCCAATTGCAGATCCTACCATGTCAGGCTCCGTTATCGGTTTATCGAGCGATAAGTCAGTCAGCGGCCTTGCTCTCTACTACTATGCCACTCTAGAATTCATCGCCCTTCAGACACGGCAAATTGTCGAGACTATGAACAAAGCTGGTCACAATATCACGTCCATTTTTATGTCTGGCTCCCAGTGCCAGAATGATATCCTTATGTCGCTTATTGCTTCGGCTTGTGACATGCCCGTGTTGATACCTCGATATGTGCATGCAGCTGTGTGTCACGGTGCTGCTATGCTTGGCGCTAAAGCTGCCAGTGCGGATAAAGACGGTAAAACTGAAGACTTGTGGGATATTATGGACCGAATGAGCAAGCCTGGTAAAGCAGTGCATCCGACAAAGGATAAGTTTGAAAAAGCATTGCTAGAGGTGAAGTATAAAGTGTTTTTGGAGCAGTGCTACCAGCAACAGGAATACCGGAAGAATGTGGATGCGGCAATCGTAGGCTGGAGTACTTAG
- a CDS encoding uncharacterized protein (BUSCO:75976at4751~EggNog:ENOG410PGXA~COG:P~TransMembrane:14 (o253-277i289-307o399-427i487-507o519-539i551-575o587-607i619-639o687-707i908-928o940-964i976-996o1016-1035i1047-1064o)~BUSCO:1259at33183): protein MASHNGDSDALREISGSSSASPTERYISEGRGSSSGEASIPRPGPSYGTIDRSPLAVPLESGPECQSFQASSSVPDFLRGPGLDPQNPERTPRKPPTVRRASSKPYRGQEFSVDDDVSEYEEDNALRKASSRTPARPYGTLRRRLNPQSPVLQQVESGDEDQANNQDDRDDSGSPENNGGDDNGEDDEGSTSDAESFTLKDRQQAINQTHPFGIRIWKPALYKKFRSVQRTAEGDIHSAPGEGVNNLLFIVNLLWTILFGWWLALVALLGACACFLVGFMPDAAAYGKVFFGLSGYLVYPFGSFVRLQSDENYAEEDEGEGRSISEYEQWQSGDLEHGRLFFGPVGRRSLVGRRRNSLDSSGEYESLLGRPGRGQRSDSPTYKNKRRFFGRGEWTLGRAIFYSFFYLLVGPLMLVVSLTCWMLVFWIPMGRVMIILLHHLRRHPLAVSFHLDSTYTRSPTHPPSSILLCTYRAAGLKYWKYTVDGTNIFFINLLGVVVFSILDYWLLHRTLQIEAWVTNTGLIFMLALLSIIPLAYFIGQAVASISAQSSMGLGAAVNAFFSTVVEVYLYCVALTEGKARLVEGSIVGSIFAGILFLPGLSMCFGAIKRKTQRFNVKSAGVTSTMLLFATVAAFGPTLFYQIYGSHELYCHPCSSPRLPSDKDCRRCYFSELPSFKNKFFIQAVQPYSWFAATLLFLCYVIGLWFTLRTHAAVIWSTELDEKKVAPPQEPPGAPQKTHGAVNGRQPPQGHNAKGSVRDSQLYARILGQSLKQVGLSPKDDDEGLQQPKQQPASDGQASLPHVVPPKSNEPHSLNLRLPGLSEEQNEVFVRQVTEVAATAATFAARDASRHPRKASVTAHTSGPHGHKPVVGQPGSAPEDINEAAVFHEPHPPTGGHDAPNWSKLKSSVILLSATLLYAIIAEILVNTVDVVLESVDVDEKFLGITLFSLIPNTTEFLNAISFAMNGNIALSMEIGSAYALQVCLLQIPALVLFSAIHNRFYVDPSELLSHSFNLIFPQWDMITVILCVFLLSYVYGEGKSNYFKGSILLLTYLFVIMGFFLTRYNTMEANGVDRFDTLALGRGAVLLTSPRSKGM, encoded by the exons ATGGCTTCCCACAATGGTGACAGTGACGCTTTGCGCGAGATTTCTGGTTCCTCTTCAGCATCCCCCACCGAAAGATATATCAGCGAAGGTCGTGGCAGCTCATCGGGAGAGGCGAGCATACCACGCCCAGGACCGTCCTATG GTACCATTGACCGGTCCCCATTGGCTGTACCGTTAGAAAGCGGGCCGGAGTGTCAAAGCTTTCAAGCGTCATCAAGCGTCCCTGACTTCTTGCGAGGTCCAGGACTTGACCCTCAAAATCCCGAACGAACACCTAGAAAACCCCCCACAGTGCGACGTGCGTCGTCTAAACCTTACAGAGGTCAAGAATTTTCAGTTGATGACGACGTCTCCgaatatgaagaagataacGCCTTACGGAAAGCATCTTCAAGGACTCCAGCCAGGCCGTATGGAACATTAAGGAGAAGGCTCAACCCGCAGTCACCTGTCCTGCAGCAAGTCGAGTCCGGAGATGAGGACCAAGCGAACAATCAGGATGACAGAGATGATTCAGGATCGCCCGAAAACAACGGCGGTGATGACAATGGTGAAGATGACGAGGGAAGTACTAGTGATGCCGAAAGCTTTACTCTCAAAGATCGTCAGCAGGCAATTAACCAAACCCACCCATTTGGCATTAGAATCTGGAAGCCTGCTCTATATAAGAAATTCCGCTCTGTTCAGAGAACTGCCGAAGGAGACATCCATTCTGCGCCTGGAGAAGGGGTAAATAACTTGCTTTTTATTGTTAACCTCTTGTGGACAATTCTTTTCGGGTGGTGGCTAGCTCTAGTTGCCTTGCTTGGCGCGTGCGCCTGCTTTTTGGTAGGTTTTATGCCCGACGCTGCCGCATACGGGAAAGTATTCTTTGGCCTTTCGGGGTACCTAGTGTACCCTTTCGGGTCTTTTGTCCGTCTTCAGTCCGATGAAAACTATGCTGAGGAAGATGAAGGTGAAGGCCGAAGCATCAGTGAGTACGAACAATGGCAAAGTGGGGATCTAGAACACGGCAGGCTGTTTTTTGGTCCAGTGGGCCGTCGGTCACTAGTTGGTCGCCGAAGAAATAGCCTGGACTCCTCAGGAGAATATGAGAGTCTCCTTGGTCGCCCAGGAAGAGGCCAGCGATCCGACAGTCCAACTTATAAGAACAAAAGACGTTTCTTCGGCCGAGGGGAATGGACCTTGGGAAGAGCCATATTCTacagtttcttttatttgcttGTTGGACCCCTAATGCTTGTCGTGTCACTCACATGCTGGATGCTGGTTTTCTGGATACCAATGGGCCGTGTAATGATTATCCTACTGCACCATCTGCGTCGACATCCTCTGGCCGTCTCATTCCACTTGGACAGTACATACACGAGATCCCCTACGCACCCACCCTCGTCCATTCTTCTCTGCACATATCGAGCTGCCGGGCTCAAATATTGGAAATATACAGTTGACGGGACGAACATATTTTTCATCAACCTGCTAGGGGTTGTCGTTTTTTCCATTCTGGATTATTGGCTCCTCCACCGGACTCTTCAAATCGAGGCGTGGGTTACCAACACTGGCCTGATATTCATGCTCGCGCTTCTTTCTATTATTCCCTTGGCATACTTTATCGGACAGGCCGTAGCATCGATTTCTGCCCAGTCATCAATGGGTCTTGGTGCGGCTGTAAATGCCTTCTTCTCAACCGTTGTGGAGGTGTATCTGTACTGTGTTGCTCTCACCGAAGGAAAAGCCCGGCTTGTGGAAGGTAGCATTGTCGGCAGCATCTTCGCCGGAATTCTCTTTCTCCCAGGACTGTCCATGTGCTTTGGGGCCATCAAACGCAAAACTCAGCGATTTAATGTCAAATCAGCTGGTGTTACCTCAACGATGCTTTTGTTTGCTACTGTTGCTGCATTTGGCCCGACATTATTCTATCAGATATATGGAAGT CATGAACTCTACTGCCATCCATGCTCATCACCACGTCTACCAAGTGACAAAGACTGTCGTCGATGTTATTTCTCTGAACTCCCTTCCTTTAAGAATAAGTTCTTCATCCAAGCAGTGCAACCTTATTCTTGGTTTGCTGCTACATTGTTATTCCTCTGCTATGTCATTGGTCTTTGGTTTACCCTGCGCACACATGCTGCAGTAATTTGGTCTACTGAACTTGATGAAAAAAAGGTAGCTCCTCCGCAAGAGCCTCCAGGGGCTCCCCAAAAAACACATGGTGCTGTTAATGGCCGACAGCCGCCTCAAGGACACAACGCCAAGGGGTCTGTTCGAGACTCCCAGCTCTATGCTCGCATCCTGGGACAATCCCTAAAACAAGTCGGCCTATCACCcaaggatgatgatgagggACTACAGCAACCCAAACAGCAGCCAGCTAGTGATGGACAAGCCTCTCTTCCTCATGTCGTACCCCCAAAGAGCAACGAACCCCACTCTCTTAATCTGAGATTACCAGGGCTATCTGAGGAGCAGAATGAAGTCTTCGTTCGCCAAGTTACCGAAGTAGCAGCGACAGCTGCAACCTTCGCCGCTCGTGATGCATCTCGACACCCAAGGAAGGCCTCGGTTACTGCTCATACTTCCGGACCGCATGGACATAAGCCCGTTGTTGGCCAGCCTGGCAGTGCCCCTGAAGATATCAATGAAGCTGCAGTTTTCCATGAGCCACATCCACCAACCGGTGGGCACGATGCGCCCAACTGGAGCAAATTGAAAAGCTCCGTTATACTTCTCAGTGCTACACTATTATATGCAATTATAGCAGAAATCCTTGTCAATACGGTTGATGTGGTTCTTGAAAGCGTTGATGTAGATGAAAAGTTCCTTGGGATTACGCTCTTTTCGCTCATTCCCAACACAACGGAATTTTTG AACGCTATTTCTTTCGCTATGAATGGCAATATCGCTCTCTCAATGGAAATCGGCTCCGCATACGCCCTTCAAGTCTGCCTTTTACAGATCCCCGCTCTCGTCTTATTCAGCGCTATCCACAACCGATTCTATGTTGATCCATCTGAGCTCCTCAGCCATAGTTTTAA TCTAATTTTCCCGCAATGGGACATGATTACCGTGATTCTTTGCGTTTTCCTGCTTTCGTATGTTTACGGCGAAGGAAAAAGCAATTATTTCAAAGGCTCTATTTTACTACTTACGTATCTGTTTGTAATTATGGGGTTCTTCTTGACAAGGTATAATACCATGGAAGCCAACGGTGTTGATCGGTTCGATACCTTGGCTTTGGGGAGAGGGGCTGTACTACTTACCTCTCCGAGAAGTAAAGGAATGTGA
- the RPT6 gene encoding 26S proteasome regulatory subunit 8 (BUSCO:184762at4751~EggNog:ENOG410PJ13~COG:O~BUSCO:8086at33183) → MALDNYFRNKIESMKLEIIKGQAVLRRLEAQRNDYNSRVRLLREELGLLQQPGSYVGEVVKVMSTKKVLVKVHPEGKYVVDVADGVDIAKLTVGKRVSLMSDSYKLEKMLPSSVDPLVSLMMVEKVPDSTYDMIGGLDQQIKEIKEVIELGLKHPELFESLGIAQPKGVLLYGPPGTGKTLLARAVAHHTDCKFIRVSGSELVQKYIGEGSRMVRELFVMAREHAPSIIFMDEIDSIGSSRVEGSSGGDSEVQRTMLELLNQLDGFEPTKNIKVIMATNRLDILDPALLRPGRIDRKIEFPPPSVEARADILRIHSRSMNLTRGINLTKIAEKMNGCSGAELKGVCTEAGMYALRERRVHVTQEDFDLATAKILNKHDDKEVSLGKLWK, encoded by the exons ATGGCGCTTGACAACTACTTCCGCAACAAGATAGAGAGCATGAAGCTCGAAATCATCAAGGGCCAGGCTGTTTTGAGACGATtagaagcacagagaaaTGATTACAACTCGAGAGTACGGCTATTACGGGAGGAATTGGGCTTATTGCAACAGCCTGGTTCGTACGTCGGTGAAGTTGTGAAGGTGATGTCGACGAAAAAGGTTTTGGTCAAAGTCCATCCAGAAGGCAAATACG TCGTCGATGTTGCCGATGGTGTCGATATTGCAAAACTCACGGTTGGCAAACGTGTGTCGTTAATGTCCGACTCGTACAAGCTAGAGAAGATGCTACCTTCGTCCGTTGACCCCCTCGTCTCCCTTATGATGGTCGAAAAAGTACCGGATAGTACATACGATATGATCGGAGGTCTTGACCAGCAAATCAAAGAGATTAAAGAAGTGATCGAGCTTGGTTTGAAGCACCCCGAGCTCTTTGAATCCTTAGGTATCGCCCAGCCAAAGGGTGTCCTGTTATATGGCCCCCCAGGAACTGGGAAAACGCTTCTGGCTCGAGCGGTTGCTCACCACACGGACTGCAAATTCATTCGCGTCAGTGGATCCGAGCTAGTGCAGAAGTATATTGGTGAGGGGAGTAGAATGGTCCGAGAGCTGTTTGTCATGGCAAGAGAACATGCACCCAGCATCATATTTATGGACGAAATCGATAGCATTGGATCGAGTCGTGTGGAAGGGAGCAGTGGAGGTGACTCTGAGGTACAGAGAACGATGTTGGAACTTCTCAACCAATTAGATGGTTTTGAGCCGACAAAGAACATCAAGGTTATTATGGCGACGAATCGCTTGGATATCCTTGACCCTGCCCTTCTCCGACCGGGACGGATCGATAGAAAGATTGAGTTCCCACCACCGAG TGTCGAGGCACGTGCAGACATCCTCCGAATCCACTCCCGCTCGATGAACCTTACCCGTGGAATCAATCTGACAAAGATAGCGGAGAAGATGAACGGGTGCTCAGGCGCAGAACTTAAGGGAGTTTGCACCGAAGCAGGGATGTATGCCCTACGAGAGCGACGTGTACATGTTACGCAAGAAGACTTCGACCTTGCGACAGCGAAGATCCTCAACAAGCATGACGACAAGGAGGTCAGTCTTGGAAAACTCTGGAAGTAG
- a CDS encoding uncharacterized protein (EggNog:ENOG410PG0N~COG:S~BUSCO:5603at33183) encodes MAQGELWATLLTAINPINASAMPVVLQSTIDLLEAELVKARAALQQVQAEPTVPVAENVTAGAMEAYKVHLVGCASRKQSNHSFLPLIDDSFVRYSSMTARKPSRNCTALADILSNSLVIDHLAPYMSVASLLSLASTNRTMRSLVMDTPYVFRHLDLTQSRGAQVPLISPIDRGGTVWRNERIDESLTEDEFYSGPLRGIFDDLGRRAILQDVRTLILDGLSVPADLVAEIVLNDRFNVSILSIRGCLNLNERKLMQTLQYAVRPGRAKGTPRLKGIYHFSPKDSDQPSCHQTTLGKRHRPDLAQTGHHTNHAYHPHHSEKDVQHRHEWYKPSGQVLKGTITNGWAQTLQLCERLISFDAVLCRSPRHDPNSFTGENSKPIGSYLQPAIATVALGPRGCEGCGTAPEGPAVWGYSPEEYFPLLAPPPLHSSRIAVAKNPAVYKNESPTLIMQCEDCVRNRLCRRCNRWWCSDCLQDPEILRTPGTAYQPPGMFAGMEQSKECEFLKVFDGLCIECRNYLVDP; translated from the coding sequence ATGGCACAGGGGGAGCTATGGGCTACTCTACTGACGGCTATTAACCCTATCAACGCCAGCGCAATGCCGGTTGTCCTGCAGTCTACTATCGATCTCCTGGAGGCTGAACTGGTCAAGGCGAGGGCCGCGCTTCAGCAAGTCCAAGCTGAACCGACGGTTCCCGTTGCCGAAAACGTCACCGCTGGTGCTATGGAAGCGTACAAAGTCCACTTGGTTGGATGTGCTTCACGCAAGCAAAGCAACCATTCTTTCCTGCCTTTGATAGATGATTCTTTTGTGCGCTATAGCAGCATGACTGCTCGAAAACCATCTCGAAACTGTACTGCCTTGGCAGACATTTTGTCGAATTCCCTTGTGATCGACCATCTGGCCCCGTACATGTCAGTCGCGTCATTGCTCTCCCTGGCATCGACCAACAGGACCATGAGATCTCTTGTCATGGATACGCCTTACGTCTTCCGTCATCTGGACTTGACCCAGTCTCGTGGTGCCCAAGTCCCGCTTATCAGCCCCATCGATCGCGGAGGCACCGTCTGGAGGAATGAACGCATCGACGAGTCTCTAACTGAAGATGAGTTCTACTCCGGCCCACTTAGAGGAATTTTCGACGACTTAGGACGAAGAGCTATCCTCCAAGATGTCCGCACCTTGATATTGGACGGTCTTTCTGTTCCAGCGGATTTAGTCGCCGAAATTGTCTTGAACGATCGTTTCAATGTTTCCATCCTGTCCATTCGTGGCTGTCTGAACTTGAACGAACGTAAATTGATGCAGACACTGCAGTATGCGGTAAGACCTGGTCGCGCAAAGGGCACGCCAAGACTGAAGGGCATCTACCATTTCAGTCCGAAAGATTCTGATCAGCCTTCGTGCCACCAGACGACCCTTGGCAAGCGGCATCGGCCCGACCTGGCCCAGACTGGCCACCACACAAACCACGCATATCACCCTCATCACTCGGAAAAGGATGTTCAGCATCGCCACGAATGGTATAAACCTTCTGGTCAGGTACTCAAAGGCACAATAACCAATGGATGGGCCCAAACATTGCAACTCTGTGAAAGACTAATCTCATTCGATGCCGTTCTCTGCCGAAGCCCGAGACATGATCCGAATTCCTTCACTGGGGAAAATTCCAAGCCGATAGGTTCATACCTTCAACCAGCAATTGCTACCGTCGCGCTTGGACCAAGAGGATGTGAAGGATGTGGCACTGCTCCTGAAGGCCCCGCTGTCTGGGGCTACTCTCCGGAAGAGTATTTCCCACTGCTTGCACCCCCTCCACTACATTCTTCTCGGATCGCCGTCGCCAAGAATCCCGCGGTGTACAAGAATGAATCACCTACGCTGATCATGCAATGCGAAGACTGCGTCCGGAATCGCTTGTGTCGCCGATGTAACCGATGGTGGTGCTCCGACTGCTTGCAAGACCCTGAGATTCTCAGAACCCCTGGTACTGCATATCAGCCGCCGGGTATGTTTGCTGGCATGGAACAATCCAAGGAGTGCGAATTTTTAAAGGTATTTGATGGTCTCTGTATTGAATGTCGAAATTATCTCGTCGATCCGTGA